ATCTTTTAATTGCTTGAATTCTTaatagaaacatatttttaaataaaaaaattttaaatttttttttgaaaacactCATGCTCTTACCATATGATACAATAACAAATTGGCGATCTGGTCTATTCGAGGTGAAAAATACTGTCAGCATTCACCTCCTTCTACAGTAAGTGTCCAAAGCAGCACAAAATCTTCATTGCCCAGAGCCTGTTTCTCAATTTTAAACAGTGTACCTTGATGGCAGCCATTAGGCTGTGCTGTATGTGAAGGGACACAAAGGCACAGCATGGCAATGCCACACAGAAACACGTTAGCAGAACTAATAACCACACTGTAGTCTTGGAAATCCTCAAGGTGAAAAACATCAGAGCAAAGTCAACGTTTgtaatctttttatttaaaataaaaacactactTTTGTGGTTAAACCCACACTTTCCCCTTCTAAGCAGCTTTCCTATCATTTCCTAATGAACCATAAAAAACCCTTTCTCCTCACAGaaagaaaagctttttttttttttttgtgaggaggatcagcctgagctaacatccgtgctaatcctcctctttttgctgaggaagacccgctctgagctaacatctattgccaatcttcctcttttttcccccaaagccccagtagatagttgtatgtcatagttgcacacccttctagttgctgtatgtgggacacagcctcagcatggccggagaagcggtgcgttggtgcgcgcctgggatccgaacccaggccgccagtagcggagcatgcgcacttaaccgctaagccgaggggccagcccagaaaaGCTTTTTATAGTAACACATTTGAGTCATCTCCTGGGATCCCAAGATGTGCACCAGATACTGAGTGTTTAGATGGAAAGGGTGACTCCAAATTTAGCCTTAATTAGAGTGCGAAGATGCCAGTGCATAAGAATCATCTGTGCAATCTGAAgctttcattgttcttttatgcTTCCTTGAGGTTCTCCTGGAGGTGCATTTACAGATTTAGAAACATTAAAGGAAGCTATTCTAGAACAAATCCCTCCAAAGGGCCCCCATTACAAGGTCATCCAAGAAACCTTGTGGAAATGCTGGAAGACTAGGGTCTAAGGGACAAAGGGTTACTCAAGTCAGTTTCGTCTTCCCTTCCCAGTGAAGGAGAGAATTATTTTCTGTTCCTTTAAGATAACTGAGAATAAATTAAGAGGACTTAAgaactgtttttcaaactgtgaaaaataagaaacaaatgagCTTCAAAACCCAATTatctacacaaatattcataacagcattattcataataactacAAAgtgtaaacaacctaaatgtccctcaactgatgaatggagaaacaaaatgtgttatatccctaaatagaatactaattaatggtgaaatgaatgaagtactgatacacgctgGGACATGGATGATCCtccaaaacattatgctaaattaaGGAAGCCACTCACAGAAGACCAcagattgtatgattccacttatgtgaaatgtccagaataggtaaatccatagacacagaaagtagacaAGTGGTTGCCTAGGGTGGGGAGGGCTAATGTGTGGTTTCTTTGTGAGATGTTGAAATGGCCTAAAATTAGATTATAGTGATggctgtacaactctgtgaatatactgagAAATCACTgaaatataaactttaaatgagtgaattttacactaagtgaaatatatGTCagtaaagttgttaaaaaaaaaaagcacctcaTTACTAGCTGTTTGGTTCTAGAAAATAAAACGTACTGGGGCCGgtccgatggcatagtggttaagtatggcttagtggttaaattaaGTGGGTTAAGTATCCACTTCAGCcacccggggttcgtgggttcagatcccgggcacagccctacacactgctcatcaagtcatgctgtgacgggcgtcccacatgcaaggtggaggaagactggcacagatgttagctcagcgacaatcttcctcaagcaaagaaagaggaagattggcaacagatattagctcagggcccatcttcctcaccaaaaaaaaccagaaaagaaaatgtacaaatgTAAGCTTAATTCTactaagtggggaaaaaaataatatccaCATAACTATTAAACAATTCAATTACCTAAAAGTTCTCTAATTAAAAGGTAAATAGATTTTAAATCCAGTTATGTCTTCAAAAAATTCACATTTCTACCTAGCagttaaaaattccaaatatataacATTGTCattaagtatataaaataaatgcattttaatcCTTGACAGCTGTTGTCCAATATACCCATGATGACTCTGCAGAGTCTCACTTTCTAATGATGTTACATGCAGCACCTCCTGAGGCAGCAGGGAAAAAGTGACTCTGTATATATTTATGCAGTAATTGCTTCAGATGGTTTGGAGTAGCTCTTCTGAGGGCTCAATCTAAGAGTGTATAAAAAAAGCcccaacaggggccggcccagcggtgtagtggttaagttcatgcactccacttcggcagcctgggggttcacaggttaggcTCCTGGGCAGAgaccaatgcacagcttgtcacgccatgctgtggtagcatcccatataaagtagaggaaggtgggcatggatgttagaccagggccaatcttccttagcaaaaagaggaggattggcaatggatgttagctcagggctaatcttcctgaccaaaaaaaaaaaaagccataacaAGAAACTTCTCTTTAGAAAACAGTATTTGGAACTCGTCTAAACTAGCGGGCCCTGGCTGGCGTAGAATAAGCAGGGGCACCTTGAGATTCCCATCCCCATGTGCCAACCTGAAGGGGTGGAGCCCAGAAACCTGGATATTTAGACAAGCTCCTCTGGGAGACTGACAAGCTCACTAACAGGAAGCCAATCAAAATAAGAGAGATGCTATCTTTACTATTAGATCATCTCGGACATTCCTAATTTCCTACAGATATATCTTCTTACAGAAAAATTAGAAGTGATCATTTTTGAAGAAGTGTTAAAAACTCTTGAACATTATGATCATGATGTTCATGATCTTTACTATTTCTGATGAAAtagtaaagaatatttttaaattaggagATCACCTTTGATAGTCTTCAAAATGTAATCTTTGGTCTCTAGTCAAGAGAATAATGGAATCTTAGGAGTGATATTTAAATTAACTTTAATTAAATATAAACGTCACATACTTCCACCTTCCCAGAAATGGTCACTTCATcttaattaagaaaatgaaaactattatGATTTAAGTCTTCATTCTGTGATGTATGTGTTTAGACAAGTTTAGGCAAACAGCAAAAATTTAGAAGTCCTACCACCAGACCTACAGCATTTTGAAAATGCTAAAGCAAACTCAATTCTCCACGTGGCAGTTCAATATGAGCTGCGAAAATTTAGTCCAGTTAGTCCTTCGACACCAGATAATTGAGATTCCTCGGGGTATATAACCTTGGGGTCGTTATGGTTTTCCCTTGACAGCTGCCCAGGATACACGAGCTCTTCCTCTGGTTCCTTCAGTTTGCTTGGGCAACTCTGGTATCAGAACCATGGAAGTTCAACATTGTCGTCACCAGCTCTGGAAGATCAAAATCATGTTTCCATCCCCAGTCCTTCCGAGCATTGCTGTCATCAAGGCTCACTGGCCAACTATCCGCTAGGAAAAGATATAGAAGAGTAGCTTAAGTTATTCAGGCTCTAGATCTGCAAAAAGGTCTAGAACATTGTATATCAGGTCTATCATACGAGGTACCACAAAACAAATTCCTTCTTTGGAATTCCCCCTTTGAGCAGACCAGAGTAGCTATTATTCACACACATAGTCACCCTCTTAGATTGGAAGACTATTACGTGTCTACCATCAAGCACTCTGAATTGTCACATACTATTAAAATCTCACGCAAACTTGTAAGGTAGGAATCTTGTACTCAGAGCAACAGAAGGGCACAGTCACAGCATTTGAAAACCCTGTTTTCATACTCTGTTTGTTTTATGTTAAACTGTAAAATGGTGAAATGCTGACAACTGTTTATTTGAAATGGAACTATTCCATCCACTTTAGGTATCATTTCCCAAAATTGCAGCCTCTGCTGGCTTTGGCTCAACAACAGCTCCTTTCCCAGAATGTATCAGGACCTTCGGGAAGGTGCTGTGCTCTCCGTATCTTCCATGGTTTAGGTCTTCAAGAGACTCACAGTGCAGACTGAAGCTTAATTTTGGTTTTGAGGGGATTTGCAATGATGTACCAACCTATGGCCTGTCGAACAGAATCCACGTTGTATGTGATCTGGAATTCTGGTATGTGCTTGAGAACCTCCTGGGCCAGTTCCTCTGGGGTGAAGCTCATGGCACTGATGTTGTAGGTCCTCATGGAGAGGGACTCTGCTGGGGCCTCCATGACTTCCAGGGTGGCCCTGAGGCAGTCATCAATATACATCATTGGAAGCCTCGTGCTGGGTTTCAGATTGCACTCAAATTTGCCATTCTTTACAGCATCATGGAAAATCTGGACTGCATAATCTGAAAGAGAATCCTGTCCGTGAGTCTTATCACAAAATGATGAACGAGCCTCTTGGAtgaaggcagtggttctcaaatgtctCAAGTGTCAGAAACTCCTCATGCTCTTAAAAAacactgaggacccccaaagAGGTTTTACTAATGTGACTTGTGTCAATATTTACTATATCAGAAATTaactgagaatttaaaaaaatattactacATTTtaagatgataataataaacCCATCACATATTTGTATGTACgatattttatatgaaaaagaacatattttccaaacaaaagaaaatttagtGAGAAGAATGGTGTGctttacattttgaaaatctctttACTGTCTGGCTTAATAGGAGAAGCTGGAGCCCCCTATCTGCTTGGGTGTTCAGAAACAACGCTTACCAGTTGTTCCTCCTCCAGGCTGCGAGTCAGCTGAAATGATTCCAGGATACCTTAGGCATCGGAAATCTAACCCATACCGGTAATAATAAtactatgaaaaagaaaacttacTTTAAAAAGAATCCTTTAAATCAGATGGAGCAATGCAAAGAAATAACAGCCTTTTTCTGAGCTATCATTCCATGCAGTTAAATTAAAATACTCCTAAAGGAAATGAAGAGGCAAGAATTTCTAAGAGTCactcatttttcttaaataaataatccttaagtttttatcttcaaagaatcATCATTCTGGTGATACATCAACATGGTAAATAATCAGCCTACAGTAGGATTTCCAACCTTTCTTTGGAAGAGAGTCACTGCACTGCTCACTGTCCTAAACAATTCTCCACAAGCATGTTCCTGCAATGCAGCACTGGAGACAGTACcggggaggatggagggagacAAGAGAGCAACGACTGCGATGTACCAGCTGGAAGGATCAGACACCAGCTAAAATTTGCTATCGAGTTATAAAgacaaagaatgtaaaaaaaaataaaagcaaaaagatgTTTTAAGTTTTCCATAACACAAAGTTTTAAAATTCCCTCCAATAACTACCACTATTGGGAATGCAAAAGAATGGTGCAGTACAAAAGATGAGAAGCAAACGAAGGAGGGGGTGCCATTTGAGGGGCCTCTAGGAGTGCTGAGCGTTATATGGCTGAGGAGTTCTTCTAGAGCTACTGGTACCTGCCCCTGGGCGAACACAAGCAGTTGATGAGCATTTCTGGGGCTGGGATGAGGGGAAGGGGAAAGTCCCCTCCTAGGATGAATCAgcaagaacagaaaaagaaacactgaGTCAGCTTGCCAAGTAATGCTTACCTCTCCCATTAGCTCTGCGTGGACCTTGGACACCCCGTAGATAGTCCTGGGTCTCTGAATGCAAAGATCAGGGGTTGGGTTCCGGGGAGAAGTAGGTCCAAAGGCTCCGATCGTGCTGGGCACAAACAGTCGCAAACTGTGTTCTGCGGCAACGTCTAGAATATTGTGCAATCCTGAAACAAACAGACGTCATCACAATCTGAAAAATCTCTTACCAAAGAGCTGGAAAAATAGGCAAACAGATCATTCTCAGCAAGATCCAGGGACCTACCAGTGATATTTACGGCTTTTGCCAAAGATACGTTGGCTTCTCCAACCGCACTGAGCAAAGCGCTGTAATGAAACAGCCAGGTGATGCGGTTGTTTACCACGATCTCCCGGAGATTCTTGTAATCCAGAATGTCGGAATAAATACACGGGCCTGCAGGGAACACAGTGAAACCACAGAATTGAAAAGGTTGGGGTCTGAAAAGCTAAAAGGACCTTTCCCCCTCTCCCCCACTGACTGGTGAATTCCATTAGTATCAACCTGGTAACTAAACCCCGTGGACACTAGGCAGCATTCTTCTTATGGAAGAAGAAGAAACCCCAACCACCCCACAGTTAATAAGAGCTAATGCTTGTACAGGACTtacacatgccaggcactgtcctaagggCTTTCTGTATATTTAGCTCTCATACAGCCTTGGAGGCAGACatattttactgataaggaaactgaggcacagagaggttaagtaacctgccagGATCAAACAGAGAATAAGTGGAAGAACTGGGGTCACAACCAGGCAGCTGGCTCGAGTCGACGCTGTTAATGTCCCTACGTGCACCTAGTGATTTCGCTCTGCTTTAAAGttgcatattttaaaaggaatagagagatgggtttttaaaaagccacacaGCTTGGTATAGAAGAACCACAAAGTATGAGTTCATCGCACCCGCTTAGGCTAGAGGTAGAGTCGATTTCGCTCAGTGCCAGTTTTCTCCTCTTACAGTCATTACTGCTCTTCCCCATGGTGAGCAGCAAAAGGCTAACACTGAAGCAAAAAGGACGAGGAGACATTACAGAAACATTTTTGAGGTAGTAGAAAACTCGACTAGAGGAGTctgagatttgtgtgtgtgtgcgcagtAGTTTACGAGCGAGCCTAGGTTGAAATATGAGGATTTCtccaaatttttaaagtaaattttcctCTTCCAgaacttgatttttgtttgtaGTAAGCCAAGTTAACtaaaaactcaaaaagacagGAATTGAAGCttttatttcaaagataccaCTCCAAATAACATCCAAAGATATTATTCCAAAACTTGACTTCAAGTTCAGAAGAACTCGCCTGTTCTTGTGACATTTGAACAAACAGCAGCATTACTGTAGACATTTTACAGAACTACTGaagacaaaaatatgaaatatttttaagagacACAACTGTGCCTCAATAACTCCTTTCTTTAATTCACAAGCCTGGTTAGGAGCTGTCGCACACACTGATTCCATGAGCTGCCTCTCCAACTACCctttgaaaattaaagataaaagaagGTGTATTGATCTCTTACCACTATGAAAGATGTGATCGGGGGGTTTCCTTATGTCAGACAAAATCACATTGTCCTTCCCAAATCGTTTCCTAAAGGGAAAATCAAAATACCCGAGTTGGTACATCTAGGATATAACTGGTCCTATGAAAACCCTCTTTCAAATACAAACTGTAATCTCCTGTCAGCCTCCAAATCCCTCTTTTGcacatctttcctccctcttcttcccaaacacacacaccttCAGTTCTGGCCATACTCAGGCCTCCCTCTCCCTACTCATGGCCCCATCTTCCGTTTCTACTCTCACTTCATTATCATCCCTATATTTGTCACCAATTTCTTCCCAGTACCCCTAAGTTCCTATCTTTCCCTTCtcattcttctctcctctcttcttatCCTTTTATCCCACTCTCTCCAAATCCCACACTGTTCCTTTTCAGTTTCTACATGCACTTCCCTTTGCCCCCAAACATCTGAAAAATCAAGTGATTTGTGTGGAGTGACGTCTTATTTTGCCTAACTTAGCAAAAAGAGAGGGGAAAGGACCAGTGTGGGAGACGTTGCTGAGGACCTGCAACAAATGTCTATGATATTAAGAGGCAAATGAAACGTATTCTAAACAGCCATTTAGATATATCTTAAAAATAGTAAGGGGCAAGAGGGGAGAGGAAAGATTAAATGGTTAAATGGTACCAAAGACAAGCTTCACATTCTGAAGAATTCAGATTTTAAATTTCAACTTTTAGGGCTCTTACCTTAAAAAGTTAGCAAGCCCCACTCCAAGCTGGCCAAGACCCCctagatgaagaagaaaaaagtgaaacttCAATCCAAATCTAATCAATTCAATTCTTCCCAGAATGTAATAAGACTATATTGACAATCTTAGCTAATGAGGTAAAGCCCCAAGTTGCCCTGCTAGAACTGAATTACCTGCTCCAAGCAAGGACCGCGATCAACACGGGTAACACTAATTCCAGAGACAGAGCTCTCTCCAGCACTGAGTGGCTAAGAGGACACAAGggtggaggaagagaaaaatcacaaGAAACCCAGACAACCTCCTAGCTCCTTGGGCCAGGAGTTCACTCCCAGCTTTGCCTTCGTTACATGATGGGCTCTGAGGCTCGTCCGCCTTGGGTGCCGAAACACTCGAAGCCAAATATAATAGTTTGCTATCAACCTCTGGTGGGATTATCCAGAACCCCATCCTCCATTAGAACTGGAATGGGATATGAAAGGACAAAGAGGAGGGATAAACCGAGAAGCCACCTGAGAAAAGGGCAGATAACTAAATCGGTAAGGAGCcactaagaaaatttaaaatgggtgctggccggtggcgtagcagttaagtgcacacgctccgcttcagtggcccggggttcttgggtttggatccccggtgcaccaacgcaccgcttgtcaagccatgctgtggcggcatcccatataaagtagaggaagatgggcacagatgttagcccagggccaatattcctcagcaaaaagaggaggattggcatcggatgttagctcagggctgatcttcctcacaaaaaaacaaaaagaaaattttaaatgaatattagaGCTTCCTAATTTGGAGGCCTAAAAATGCCATTGATAGAAATCAGAAAGCTGCGAGGTTGAGAGCACACTTTGGGGAATACCACCACAAATTTCATTTGGGAGAAATTAATGAGGCAGGAAGATACAGAAAGTGAGATTTCCTGTAAGCATTTGTTAACATGGGACTAAAACCAGGCCCACTGAGATACTAACATCGGGTCCTGGAAGATGCTTCATGATTGGAGGTAGGAgggaataaaaccacacacagacAACAAGCTGGGTGATCAGGGAGCAAAGTGCAGTGGGGAACTGCACTCTTTACACCTGAAACCCATTTCCAGGGGGCGAAGAGAAGGAGGCAATGaatgaaacatacacacacacaaactgtgaGAACGGAATAAGGATAATGAcaggaagccaagagaagaaaacCTGGCAAGAAGAAGTACATAAAACATGTCAATCAAATCAGAGGTGGCTTGGGTTGGCTGGAAGTACTCGCGGAGGAACAGAGAAGTTTGGTGTGAGGAGGGTACAGAATCAGGTGTTGGGTGTACACAAAGTGAGGAGGATGAGGAAGCAAGTCTGGGGACGATGAGATCGATAGCCACACAAGATGATAGTGCTGAGTCCCTCGGGAGAGGCCCTAACTTATCTCCCCTGTCTCCAACACACAAACGTGCAGTAACTGCTTGGGATGAATGACACTGAGTTTAGGCTGAGGAGTTTGGCCAAGAAAAGATGCGCCTGATTCCGGAATCCACGCTCTAGTCCCTGCACACTCCCTCTCCATGAGCCTTTGCTCCCCAGTCGATCCTAACAGGCAAGGAGAACTGAGTTCCACCACAGCTTTTTGGACC
The Diceros bicornis minor isolate mBicDic1 chromosome 11, mDicBic1.mat.cur, whole genome shotgun sequence DNA segment above includes these coding regions:
- the LOC131411494 gene encoding L-threonine 3-dehydrogenase, mitochondrial yields the protein MPVVRMLQHLVGQMLLQGPACGCRTSALPARFPGTSRWHIPADANFHSASLSETDQPRVLITGGLGQLGVGLANFLRKRFGKDNVILSDIRKPPDHIFHSGPCIYSDILDYKNLREIVVNNRITWLFHYSALLSAVGEANVSLAKAVNITGLHNILDVAAEHSLRLFVPSTIGAFGPTSPRNPTPDLCIQRPRTIYGVSKVHAELMGEYYYYRYGLDFRCLRYPGIISADSQPGGGTTDYAVQIFHDAVKNGKFECNLKPSTRLPMMYIDDCLRATLEVMEAPAESLSMRTYNISAMSFTPEELAQEVLKHIPEFQITYNVDSVRQAIADSWPVSLDDSNARKDWGWKHDFDLPELVTTMLNFHGSDTRVAQAN